In the genome of Fusarium poae strain DAOMC 252244 chromosome 1, whole genome shotgun sequence, the window CAAGTACCACACAAAAGAAGTGTGGGGGGCAGGTTCTCGATGCTGCCGTACAGAGGACTGACGATTGGGTCTTTGATGGGGAGATCTGCTGCCAGCTTGGGAATGATGACTTCGCGGAGGCCGTCAATGGCAAGCCAAGGGTCGATCTGTTCAAGACGCACAACTTCTGGATGATCTAGCCCAAGGTCGACAACTGGCGAAATCAGAACTAGAGATTTGACTTTGCTGAAGAATTCCGGTTCTTTATCTCGTAGTTGCTGGGCAGTCACCATAGCGAGCATGCCACCAGCTGAATCACCAGCTATACTCACAACTGGACTCTTAGACAAACGGCAAACATCAAGAAGTCCAGCCGCAAGTTTCTGTGCTGTAGCTCCTGGCCGTGGCACAAGTGGGTAGATCGGGATCAGAACATCTAGACCTGTCTCGCGAGCAATCTGTGCTGTGAGATTCCAATGCTGGGAAACAATTTCCCGGAAGAAGGAGCCACCATGTACGTAGAGAAGTGCCTTGCGTGCATCATTCTCGGTTGAGGACTTATGCGAGGTTACTTTGTATAGAGGCCAGTCGTGTACATCGAGGCGATCAATTATGATGTCGGTTCCGAGGTTGGTGGGTGGAGTAAATTGCTGTGGCCGAACATACCCCTCTTGGAGAGCATTACGTATATTCTCCGGACTTCCCATGATAGCCTTGCTTTGACGAATCCATTTAATGTAGAATGTGACGATGGACGCTGTGATGGACGGCATTGTTATGAAGGACTACGGAGAGAAGTCGGTTGATGGATCAGGCGGTGGGAAGTGATGATTTTGATCGCTGCAGTGAGGTTTAGATTGATAGCAGTTAAAAAGCTTACACAAGAGAAATGGACACAGCGAACATCAATGTTTGAGTAATAAGTAATTGACGTCGATATTGCAAATTAGCTTTGAACGTCTTGAACATCTGAATTCAGATGCCGGGAACCTCGGCACTACGTCACCTGCTTTCCAGTTTATGCATATATACATATAGGGTAGACTATGCATTTATTGTGCAATTGATTATGCATACCTAATTATTCAGCTACTTTTATAACTACTAAGAGGTTACTAATGGAAAGTCGTTTCATTTACAATTTATCTACATGTCTATGTCCTCATTTTAAAGACTTTGGAATTACTAATAGATAATAGTCATATATATGTTCAGGGTGTCGAACGTTTACGAAATGTGTTGCAATAGAATAAACATTGCAATTCGGAAACTTGGGTTCCGAATGATGTGCATAAATGTGACAGTAACTGATTTCGGCTAGGGCAGCGTCACGTAGCTAGTTCAAGCCAACAACATGGCGCGTGTCCTTGTTATCCTTATGTGCCCtcaaaatgccttcaacaCATCGGCGACTACATCAATGAAGCTTGTATCCAAATTAAGCTCAAGATTGCAATGAAAGGTTTCTAAGAGACTCTCTCTTTGGGTATTCCTCCTACAGCTTGGAGACCATCACCTGGATGTATTTTGCCTGTGTCCAGTCGTCAATCGCCTCCTTGCCCAAATCGCGACCAAATCCACTCTCTTTGAAACCACCAAATGATACATTTGCATTGACAGTTCCCCACATGTTAATGGTAACTTGTCCACTCTCAAGCTCCTCGCCTACGCGAATTGCCTTGTTGACGTCTTCGGTAAACACGGCCGAACTAAGTCCAAAAGAACTGTCGTTGGCTAGCCTGACGACTTCCTCTTCCGAGTTGAACTTGGCAATGCACGCAACAGGACCAAAGATCTCCTCCCGAATCACAATCGCTTGCGGGTCCACGTTCACAAATGCAGTGTTGGGTACAAAGTGGCCCTCAGAAGGCAGCTTGGAATCATCTCCACCGTGCAAGACTTGGACCTTCTCCTCTTGACCTTTCTTGATGTAATCCATAACTCGCTTCTTTTGTCCCCCATTGATGACTGGACCTTTTGTAGTCTCCGGCAACAACGGGTCACCAGCAATGGCATCCTTGCTTCGTTCTGAAAAGGCCTTGACAAACTTGTCGTAGATATCAGCTTGGACATAAATACGACTTCCTGCAGCACAGATCTGGCCGTTGTTAACGGTAATGCCGGCTGTTGTCCACTTCAAAGCATTCTCAAAGTCGGCGTCGTTAAATACAATGCTAGGGCCCTTGCCTCCGAGCTCCAGACTGATCTTCTTTAGATTTGTCTTGGCTGATGCAGCTAGAATCTGGCGGCCCACGCCAGGACTTCCTGTGAATGAGACCTTGCGAATGACTGGGTGTGCAGAGATGGCTGAACCGGCTACCGTTCCTAGGCCACAGAGTATGTTGACAACACCTGGGGGAAACCCGGCTTCGGCAATTAGCTCACCAAGCTTCTGGCCATATAGAGGTGCAGCCTCTGGTGTTTTGATGATAAGGACATTTCCTGTGGCCAGAGCGGCGGCAATCTTCCAAACAGTGATCATTCTATTCGATCATCAGTCAGTCTCAAAGAAATAAGGATCACACTCGCCGGATGAAGGGGAACTTACAGCGGTGCGTTCCAGGGGACGATGGCAGCAC includes:
- a CDS encoding hypothetical protein (CAZy:CE10); this translates as MPSITASIVTFYIKWIRQSKAIMGSPENIRNALQEGYVRPQQFTPPTNLGTDIIIDRLDVHDWPLYKVTSHKSSTENDARKALLYVHGGSFFREIVSQHWNLTAQIARETGLDVLIPIYPLVPRPGATAQKLAAGLLDVCRLSKSPVVSIAGDSAGGMLAMVTAQQLRDKEPEFFSKVKSLVLISPVVDLGLDHPEVVRLEQIDPWLAIDGLREVIIPKLAADLPIKDPIVSPLYGSIENLPPTLLLCGTCDMLCADSRRLKSKFTGKDVNEALPGSTETNGFIYVEKEDMIHVWPLLPHPEGAEGRELIMHFVNRYLEN